In a single window of the Aminomonas paucivorans DSM 12260 genome:
- a CDS encoding type II secretion system protein GspD — protein sequence MYVNQAGSNLCVLEIDGLDLPAPQPQKQPSSDKGLRFLLEAPMDDQGMKKDFSLPLVRWVSLEKVPQGTLLTVRGDYPLDCTSVTGQGTTRLVFQLARREEAVPTPTEAPPRKTVSGLDPLSLSNPVTLSLRDAELRDVFRMLADLTGYNILCDPSVPPGNVTLTVKAVPLREVFAYLMRTYDVTYAMMGKTILVGKADPLAKALGREETQAFQIAYGDLKQIPGQIQTLFALAKPVVVDERLRTIYVSARKDQMESIRKFLDKADHPGQQVMLQARIVEIGDDGKEELESLISRVYKNWWFAFDNNGGMIGYTRINKPDLYDDDANDNRIVKPGGLDLSVVAQNPDLNFLDAGLRALETANKGRMLASPSVVVHDGKKAKIALTENVKYISARDQAGNPTYSEERVGPTIEFTPTVGRDRVITMEMTLKTGEVTKYIRGGMGEQVPQTSTREVNSTVRIRNGEPFVVGGLFRDGQTHSENKIPILGDIPLLGELFRNRTTQKIHTEVAMIVIPYLLDVPASGVSSRSILLTP from the coding sequence GTGTACGTGAATCAGGCGGGTTCGAACCTTTGCGTCCTGGAGATCGACGGGCTGGACCTGCCCGCACCGCAGCCTCAGAAGCAGCCTTCCTCGGACAAGGGGTTGCGCTTCCTCCTGGAGGCTCCCATGGACGACCAGGGTATGAAGAAGGACTTCTCCCTTCCCCTGGTTCGCTGGGTGTCCCTGGAGAAGGTGCCCCAGGGGACCTTGCTGACCGTTCGGGGGGACTATCCCCTAGACTGCACCTCCGTGACCGGCCAGGGGACCACCCGTCTGGTGTTCCAGCTTGCCCGACGGGAAGAGGCTGTCCCGACCCCCACGGAGGCGCCGCCGCGAAAGACCGTTTCGGGGCTGGACCCCCTTTCCTTATCCAACCCCGTTACCCTGTCCCTGCGGGACGCGGAGCTGCGGGACGTGTTCCGCATGCTGGCGGACCTTACGGGGTACAACATCCTCTGCGATCCCTCCGTGCCCCCGGGGAACGTCACCCTCACGGTGAAGGCGGTGCCCCTGCGGGAGGTGTTCGCCTACCTCATGCGGACCTATGACGTCACCTACGCGATGATGGGCAAAACGATCCTGGTGGGCAAGGCGGACCCCCTGGCCAAGGCACTGGGTCGGGAGGAGACCCAGGCCTTCCAGATCGCCTACGGGGACCTGAAGCAGATTCCCGGCCAGATCCAGACCCTCTTCGCCCTGGCCAAGCCGGTGGTGGTGGACGAGCGGCTGCGTACCATCTATGTGTCCGCCCGGAAGGACCAGATGGAGTCGATCCGCAAGTTCCTGGACAAGGCGGACCATCCGGGACAGCAGGTGATGCTCCAGGCCCGGATCGTGGAGATCGGGGACGACGGCAAGGAGGAGTTGGAATCCCTCATCAGCCGGGTCTACAAGAACTGGTGGTTCGCCTTCGACAACAACGGGGGGATGATCGGCTACACCCGCATCAACAAGCCGGACCTCTACGACGACGACGCCAACGACAACCGCATCGTCAAGCCCGGGGGACTGGACCTGAGCGTGGTGGCCCAGAACCCGGACCTGAACTTTCTGGACGCGGGGCTTCGCGCCCTGGAGACGGCCAACAAGGGGCGGATGCTGGCCAGCCCCTCCGTGGTGGTCCACGACGGGAAGAAGGCCAAGATCGCCCTTACGGAGAACGTGAAGTACATCTCCGCCCGGGATCAGGCGGGGAATCCCACCTATTCGGAAGAGCGGGTGGGCCCCACCATCGAGTTCACCCCCACGGTGGGTCGGGATCGGGTAATCACCATGGAGATGACCCTCAAGACGGGGGAGGTCACCAAGTACATCCGGGGCGGCATGGGGGAGCAGGTGCCCCAGACCAGCACCCGGGAAGTGAACTCCACCGTGCGCATCCGCAACGGGGAGCCCTTCGTGGTCGGGGGGCTCTTCCGGGACGGACAGACCCACTCGGAAAACAAGATCCCCATCCTGGGGGACATCCCTCTCCTGGGGGAACTCTTCCGAAACCGGACCACCCAGAAGATCCACACGGAGGTGGCTATGATCGTGATCCCCTACCTCCTGGACGTTCCCGCCTCGGGGGTGTCCAGCCGGAGCATTCTCCTGACGCCCTAA
- the efp gene encoding elongation factor P — translation MAQIVDTSDLRPGMKIKWEGGMWTILECSHHKMGRGGAIVRGKLRNLETGSGVEQSFKSGERFERIIFDEKPAQFQYRDGDHYVFMDMESFDQVFLSAESLGDAVKYLVDNLEVQFEMYEGKVMGVELPNSITMKIVETPPGFKGDTASGSGKPATLETGLVVMVPFFIENGEVIVVDSRTGEYLERSKK, via the coding sequence ATGGCACAAATCGTGGACACCAGCGACCTGCGTCCGGGCATGAAGATCAAGTGGGAGGGGGGCATGTGGACCATCCTGGAGTGCTCCCACCACAAGATGGGCCGGGGCGGCGCCATCGTGCGGGGAAAGCTGCGGAACCTGGAGACCGGGTCCGGGGTGGAGCAGTCCTTCAAGTCCGGCGAGCGGTTCGAGCGCATCATCTTCGATGAGAAGCCCGCGCAGTTCCAGTACCGGGACGGGGACCACTACGTCTTCATGGACATGGAGAGCTTCGATCAGGTCTTCCTTTCCGCCGAGTCCCTGGGGGACGCGGTGAAGTACCTGGTGGACAATCTGGAAGTGCAGTTCGAGATGTACGAGGGCAAGGTCATGGGGGTCGAGCTTCCCAACTCCATCACCATGAAGATCGTGGAAACCCCTCCCGGCTTCAAGGGGGACACCGCCTCGGGGAGCGGCAAGCCCGCCACCCTGGAGACGGGGTTGGTGGTCATGGTCCCCTTCTTCATCGAGAACGGCGAGGTGATCGTGGTGGACAGCCGCACCGGGGAGTACCTGGAGCGGTCCAAGAAATAG
- a CDS encoding CD1247 N-terminal domain-containing protein — protein sequence MAAREKIAYLKGLIDGQKPADPDTAKLLGAVVDALDGLADDLENQGIRLEEHREILDEVSEYLDQIDEDLCALEDRIESCEDEEEGEDEEEDYISVCCPHCRKDFFYDPTAYEEDEDLLCPHCGEPFKQPEI from the coding sequence ATGGCCGCAAGGGAGAAGATCGCCTATCTCAAGGGATTGATCGACGGGCAGAAGCCCGCAGACCCGGATACCGCGAAGCTGCTCGGGGCGGTGGTGGACGCTCTGGACGGCCTGGCGGACGATCTGGAGAACCAGGGGATCCGCCTGGAGGAGCACCGAGAGATCCTGGACGAGGTTTCCGAGTATCTGGACCAGATCGACGAAGACCTCTGTGCCTTGGAGGACCGCATCGAGTCCTGCGAGGACGAGGAAGAGGGGGAAGACGAAGAGGAGGACTACATCTCCGTCTGCTGCCCCCACTGCCGGAAGGACTTCTTCTACGACCCCACGGCCTACGAGGAGGACGAGGATCTCCTCTGCCCGCACTGCGGCGAACCTTTCAAACAGCCCGAAATCTAG
- a CDS encoding Asp23/Gls24 family envelope stress response protein: MSESNEHIEPNMQYDPEAGGDPMVDQSGLEGKIRISEDVIAQLAVKALSTIEGVQPASPGLMANLRLGRKTTNGVRISVGDGETPEIQVDTYIAVKYGLRIPDVCWDVQEVIKEQVERFTGYGVKAVNVFVQGITFQDRKTSEYAEVGPVDSSFGDEA, translated from the coding sequence ATGAGCGAATCGAACGAGCACATCGAGCCGAACATGCAGTACGACCCTGAGGCGGGGGGAGACCCCATGGTGGACCAGTCCGGTCTGGAGGGAAAGATCCGCATCTCCGAGGACGTCATCGCCCAGCTTGCGGTGAAGGCCCTTTCCACCATCGAAGGAGTGCAGCCCGCGAGCCCCGGCCTGATGGCGAACCTGCGTCTGGGCAGGAAGACCACCAACGGGGTGCGCATCTCCGTGGGGGACGGGGAGACTCCGGAGATCCAGGTGGATACCTACATTGCGGTAAAGTACGGCCTTCGCATTCCCGATGTGTGCTGGGACGTGCAGGAGGTCATCAAGGAGCAGGTGGAGCGGTTCACCGGCTACGGGGTGAAGGCGGTGAACGTCTTCGTCCAGGGAATCACCTTCCAGGACCGCAAGACCTCGGAGTACGCGGAGGTCGGTCCGGTGGATTCCTCCTTCGGCGACGAGGCGTAA
- the nusB gene encoding transcription antitermination factor NusB, whose product MPQKRRRSREIALQLGYEMDVRERLSVEDVLAAFPLEEEDPEIRDYACALVSALDRHKGAIDELLREQLVGWRPERMVAVDRAAIRLALLEGVFEKLVPLAVAISEAVELAKTFGTEDSGRFVNGVLGRIVRSLEPKAGSDAPGDSPSSGC is encoded by the coding sequence ATGCCGCAGAAGCGGCGACGTTCCCGAGAGATCGCCCTGCAACTGGGCTATGAAATGGACGTGCGCGAACGCCTCTCCGTGGAGGACGTTCTGGCCGCCTTCCCCTTGGAGGAAGAGGACCCGGAGATTCGGGACTACGCCTGCGCCCTGGTTTCCGCCCTTGACCGCCACAAGGGGGCCATCGACGAGCTGCTGCGGGAGCAGCTGGTGGGGTGGCGCCCGGAGCGCATGGTGGCGGTGGACCGGGCGGCCATCCGCCTGGCCCTCCTGGAGGGGGTCTTTGAGAAACTGGTTCCCCTGGCGGTGGCCATCTCCGAGGCGGTGGAGCTGGCCAAAACCTTCGGCACGGAGGACTCGGGGCGCTTCGTGAACGGCGTTCTGGGGCGCATCGTGCGTTCCCTGGAGCCCAAGGCGGGCTCGGATGCCCCCGGCGACTCCCCGTCTTCTGGATGTTGA
- the xseA gene encoding exodeoxyribonuclease VII large subunit, translated as MPPATPRLLDVDELTERIREQLSTPEFGQLFVKGEIQGLKHHPSGHVYFTLLGKNARVACALFRSQAERVLLWPKEGDETAVQGRLDVYPPRGSYQLLASRIWPLGVGEQARAKELLREKLNQEGLFDPRLKRPFPQYPLRVGVITSRSGAAFHDVRRVAALRFPPARLLWIPSQVQGVEAADSLVRAFRRLQGEEELDCVLLVRGGGSRDDLNPFDDEGVVRAIRQCPFPVAVGVGHEVDRTLSDLAADLSAPTPSGAAERVLPDREECLRRIRREQESLRGPVARKVRSLGERLRLCSFALERPLRRRFLDPRVGDLSRNLSRLREAARACLRVQQDRLRSEMAALDALSPLAPLRRGYALVSSPSGRRISRIASWEGETELRVRWLDGEARVRVLQVEREEEGP; from the coding sequence ATGCCCCCGGCGACTCCCCGTCTTCTGGATGTTGACGAGCTGACCGAACGGATCCGGGAACAGCTATCCACCCCGGAGTTCGGTCAGCTTTTCGTCAAGGGAGAGATCCAGGGGCTCAAGCACCATCCCAGCGGCCATGTCTACTTCACCCTCCTGGGGAAGAACGCCCGGGTTGCCTGTGCCCTCTTCCGATCCCAAGCGGAGCGGGTCCTTCTCTGGCCGAAGGAGGGGGACGAGACGGCGGTGCAGGGACGTCTGGACGTGTACCCACCCCGAGGCTCCTACCAGCTCCTGGCTTCCCGGATCTGGCCCCTGGGGGTGGGGGAACAGGCCCGGGCCAAGGAGCTGCTTCGGGAAAAGCTGAACCAGGAAGGCCTCTTCGACCCTCGCCTGAAACGCCCCTTCCCGCAGTACCCCCTCCGGGTGGGCGTGATCACCTCCCGTTCCGGAGCGGCGTTTCACGACGTCCGCCGCGTGGCGGCCCTCCGGTTTCCCCCCGCTCGGCTTCTCTGGATTCCCTCTCAGGTACAGGGCGTGGAGGCGGCGGACAGCCTGGTCCGCGCCTTTCGAAGGCTCCAGGGGGAGGAAGAGCTGGACTGCGTCCTCCTGGTGCGGGGGGGCGGCTCCCGGGACGACCTGAACCCCTTCGACGACGAAGGGGTGGTGCGGGCAATCCGGCAGTGTCCTTTCCCCGTGGCCGTGGGGGTAGGGCACGAGGTGGACCGGACGCTTTCGGACCTGGCGGCGGACCTCTCCGCACCGACCCCTTCCGGAGCGGCGGAGAGGGTGTTGCCCGACCGGGAGGAGTGCCTCCGCCGGATCCGTAGGGAACAGGAATCCCTTCGCGGACCGGTGGCTCGGAAGGTCCGCAGCCTGGGGGAGCGACTTCGCCTCTGTTCCTTCGCCCTGGAAAGGCCGCTTCGACGGCGCTTCCTGGACCCGAGGGTGGGGGATCTCTCCCGGAATCTGTCCCGTCTGCGCGAGGCGGCGAGGGCATGTCTGCGCGTCCAGCAGGACCGGCTTCGGTCGGAAATGGCAGCCCTGGACGCCCTGTCCCCCCTGGCTCCCCTGCGGCGCGGGTATGCCCTGGTGTCGTCCCCTTCGGGACGGCGGATTTCCCGGATCGCCTCGTGGGAGGGGGAGACGGAACTTCGAGTCCGCTGGCTGGATGGGGAGGCCCGTGTGCGGGTGCTTCAGGTGGAACGGGAGGAGGAAGGGCCATGA
- the mtnA gene encoding S-methyl-5-thioribose-1-phosphate isomerase: protein MMPETLRYHRKEEALEVLDQRALPFQVRHLRCRRASQVAEAIESMAVRGAPAIGLAAAFGLALEALHAPEGLPEAAERLARSRPTAVNLFWALERMRPLFPLPPEERAEKMLAEAETMLEEDRERNRRMGAFGASLLPQTARVITHCNAGALATGGFGTALGVLRAAREQGKELVVYADETRPRLQGARLTAFELFEEGFSFQVLCDGMAAALMRTRGVDAVITGADRIARNGDCANKIGTYGLAICARHHRIPFYVAAPWSTVDPATPTGDQIPIEERDASEVRRMGEERLFPDAYPVWNPAFDVTPAELVTAIVTETGILRPPYEESIAGYGKNH from the coding sequence ATGATGCCCGAAACGCTGCGGTACCATCGGAAAGAAGAAGCGCTGGAGGTGTTGGACCAGAGGGCCCTGCCCTTCCAGGTGCGCCACCTTCGCTGCCGCAGGGCCTCGCAGGTGGCGGAGGCCATCGAATCCATGGCGGTGCGGGGGGCTCCCGCCATCGGCTTGGCGGCGGCCTTCGGTCTGGCCCTGGAGGCCCTCCACGCGCCGGAAGGGCTTCCCGAGGCCGCAGAGAGGCTGGCTCGTTCCCGCCCCACGGCGGTGAACCTCTTCTGGGCCCTGGAGCGGATGAGGCCCCTCTTCCCCCTGCCTCCCGAAGAACGGGCGGAGAAAATGCTCGCGGAGGCGGAAACCATGCTGGAGGAGGACCGGGAACGGAATCGCCGCATGGGCGCCTTCGGCGCCTCCCTTCTGCCCCAGACGGCTCGGGTGATCACCCACTGCAACGCCGGAGCCCTGGCCACGGGGGGATTCGGGACCGCCCTGGGGGTCCTGCGCGCGGCACGGGAGCAGGGGAAAGAGCTGGTGGTCTATGCGGACGAGACCCGCCCCCGGCTTCAAGGGGCCAGGCTGACGGCCTTCGAACTGTTCGAGGAGGGGTTCTCGTTTCAGGTGCTCTGCGACGGCATGGCCGCGGCGCTGATGCGGACCCGTGGGGTGGACGCGGTGATCACCGGAGCGGACCGCATCGCCCGCAACGGGGACTGCGCCAACAAGATCGGGACCTACGGCCTGGCGATCTGCGCCCGCCACCACCGCATCCCCTTCTACGTCGCCGCTCCCTGGTCCACGGTGGATCCTGCGACCCCCACGGGCGACCAGATTCCCATCGAGGAACGGGACGCCTCGGAGGTCCGTCGCATGGGGGAGGAACGCCTCTTCCCCGACGCCTACCCCGTGTGGAACCCCGCCTTCGACGTCACCCCGGCGGAGCTGGTCACCGCCATCGTCACGGAGACGGGGATCCTGCGACCGCCCTACGAGGAATCCATCGCCGGGTACGGGAAGAACCACTAA
- a CDS encoding adenosylhomocysteinase yields the protein MEEYRVANRELAPMGFKKIDWAWHAMPVLRFLEEREKERLPLQGVTVACCLHLEAKTACLLQVLHRLGATVAAAGSNPLSTQDDVCAALASSGVHVFSHHGMSAAEYGENLRRCLAWNPQVLIDDGGDLVALIHEERRDLIPRLRGGCEETTTGIKRLKAMEAEGALQFPMLAVNDGLSKHLFDNRYGTGQSVWDAILRTTNLLVAGRVVVVVGYGWCGKGVAKRASGLGARVAVVEIDPHRALEAFMDGFEVLDLRQAAAVGDVFVTVTGNTQVLREEHFRLMKDGALLANAGHFDVEVCIPHLKALSVEVWDSRPQIRSYRMEDGRTLHLLGEGRLVNLAAGDGHPVEIMDLSFALQLLSALHVHQNDLTPGVHKVPEELDRRVARAKLDAMGLRLETLTPEQETYLASWRE from the coding sequence GTGGAAGAGTACCGCGTCGCGAACCGGGAACTGGCCCCCATGGGCTTCAAGAAGATCGACTGGGCATGGCACGCCATGCCCGTCTTGCGTTTCTTGGAGGAACGGGAAAAGGAACGGCTTCCCCTCCAGGGGGTCACCGTGGCCTGCTGCCTCCACCTGGAGGCGAAGACCGCCTGCCTGCTTCAGGTGCTTCATCGCCTGGGGGCCACTGTGGCCGCGGCGGGAAGCAACCCCCTTTCCACCCAGGATGACGTGTGCGCCGCCCTGGCCTCTTCGGGAGTCCACGTGTTCAGCCACCATGGCATGTCCGCGGCGGAGTATGGGGAAAACCTGCGCCGTTGCCTGGCGTGGAACCCCCAGGTGCTCATCGACGATGGGGGAGACCTGGTGGCCCTGATCCACGAGGAACGGCGGGACCTGATTCCCCGGCTTCGGGGCGGCTGCGAGGAGACCACCACGGGGATCAAGCGTCTGAAGGCCATGGAGGCGGAGGGAGCCCTGCAGTTCCCCATGCTGGCGGTGAACGACGGTCTGAGCAAGCACCTGTTCGACAACCGCTACGGCACGGGGCAGTCCGTCTGGGACGCCATCCTCCGCACCACCAACCTCCTGGTGGCGGGGCGGGTGGTCGTGGTGGTGGGCTACGGCTGGTGCGGCAAAGGCGTGGCCAAGCGGGCCTCCGGCCTGGGCGCCCGGGTGGCGGTGGTGGAGATCGACCCGCACCGCGCCCTGGAGGCCTTCATGGACGGATTCGAGGTCCTGGACCTGCGTCAGGCCGCTGCGGTGGGGGACGTCTTCGTCACCGTCACGGGAAACACCCAGGTGCTTCGGGAGGAGCACTTCCGTCTGATGAAGGACGGAGCGCTTCTGGCCAACGCGGGGCACTTCGACGTGGAGGTGTGCATCCCCCACCTGAAAGCCCTTTCCGTGGAGGTTTGGGACAGCCGCCCCCAGATCCGCTCCTACCGCATGGAGGATGGGCGGACCCTTCACCTTCTGGGGGAGGGACGCCTGGTGAACCTGGCGGCGGGGGACGGGCACCCCGTGGAGATCATGGACCTCAGCTTCGCCCTGCAGCTTCTCTCGGCGCTCCACGTGCACCAGAACGATCTGACCCCGGGGGTCCACAAGGTCCCGGAGGAACTGGACCGCCGGGTGGCCCGCGCCAAGTTGGACGCCATGGGGCTGCGTCTGGAGACGCTTACCCCGGAGCAGGAGACCTACCTGGCCTCCTGGAGGGAGTAG
- a CDS encoding amidohydrolase — MGTLIRDVVAWDCREVAAKRADLVLEEGRIATILPPGEGEGEILLDGKGQTALLPGFVNAHTHAAMSLLRGLGEELPLMDWLEKRIWPVENNLKAEHVRAGTMSAILEMLATGTTAFADMYFFMDQVADGVEESGIRANLARGLIGDDPCKLKDGLALADRFPSDHRQVRVDLGPHAPYTVPAEVLSRIGALAVDRGLGVHSHWLETQWESGYFAEELKCDPVDLLERSGFFEAPQLVLAHGVWFRPEHLPRLARQNVTVVHNPCSNLKLGSGLAPVAEMLAQGVRVALGTDGAASNNRLDIWGEIRAAALVHKGWKQDPTLVTAQQVLTMATRNGSLALGFGRCGLLEPGFEADFVAVDLRRPHYVGWDEENLAGYLVYAGSSADVCATLVGGRVLYQGGSYPNLDAPRILESARKVRQELIEGK; from the coding sequence ATGGGGACCCTGATCCGCGACGTGGTGGCGTGGGATTGTCGCGAGGTGGCGGCGAAGCGGGCGGACCTGGTCCTGGAGGAGGGACGCATCGCGACGATCCTGCCTCCCGGAGAAGGGGAGGGGGAAATCCTCCTGGACGGGAAGGGACAGACGGCGCTTCTGCCCGGGTTCGTCAACGCCCACACCCATGCCGCCATGAGTCTGCTCCGTGGCCTGGGGGAGGAGCTTCCCCTGATGGACTGGCTCGAGAAGCGCATCTGGCCGGTGGAGAACAACCTCAAAGCGGAGCACGTCCGGGCGGGGACCATGTCGGCCATCCTGGAGATGCTCGCCACGGGGACCACCGCCTTTGCGGACATGTACTTCTTCATGGACCAGGTGGCGGACGGGGTGGAGGAATCGGGTATCCGGGCAAACCTCGCTCGGGGGCTGATCGGGGATGACCCGTGCAAGCTCAAGGACGGTCTGGCTCTGGCAGACCGTTTCCCCTCCGACCATCGTCAGGTGCGGGTCGATTTGGGACCCCATGCCCCCTACACCGTCCCGGCGGAGGTCCTGTCGAGGATCGGGGCCCTGGCGGTGGATCGGGGGCTGGGGGTCCATTCCCATTGGCTGGAGACCCAGTGGGAGTCGGGTTACTTCGCGGAGGAACTGAAGTGCGACCCCGTGGACCTTCTGGAACGCAGCGGCTTCTTCGAAGCCCCGCAGCTGGTGCTGGCCCACGGCGTGTGGTTCCGGCCGGAACACCTTCCTCGCCTTGCCCGGCAGAACGTGACGGTGGTCCACAACCCCTGCAGCAACCTCAAGCTGGGAAGCGGTCTGGCCCCGGTGGCGGAGATGCTGGCCCAGGGGGTGCGGGTGGCCTTGGGTACCGACGGGGCGGCCAGCAACAATCGTCTGGACATCTGGGGAGAGATCCGGGCCGCCGCGCTGGTGCACAAGGGATGGAAGCAGGACCCCACCCTGGTGACGGCCCAGCAGGTCCTCACTATGGCCACCCGAAACGGTTCCCTGGCCCTAGGTTTCGGGCGTTGCGGCCTTCTGGAGCCGGGCTTCGAGGCGGACTTCGTGGCGGTGGACCTGCGGCGCCCTCACTATGTGGGATGGGATGAGGAGAATCTGGCGGGCTACCTGGTGTACGCCGGGTCCTCCGCAGACGTGTGCGCCACCCTGGTGGGGGGGCGAGTGCTGTACCAAGGGGGATCCTATCCGAACCTCGACGCCCCGCGCATCCTGGAGAGCGCCCGGAAGGTGCGGCAAGAGCTGATCGAAGGCAAGTAA